A single region of the Acidithiobacillus acidisediminis genome encodes:
- a CDS encoding YihY/virulence factor BrkB family protein, protein MADLLNNGPKRLLARRWHPHPQLPWWRHLFFRFIRAGIGFWHDGCVDRASLLAYTTLLAIVPLLAVIFSLWNLIGFAQEKRQLFDRYVFQSFVPQVGDTIIHWLNMLATRGDSLGWYGVIGLLITALLLIHEIERHFNAIWGVQVLVHWLRPLRYLFLIILGPIASAVLVLSLGPVQKWLSHFGALPVLPDQLNFLISFVLETIIFLVLYRVLPAAQVKISDAFLGAITAAVLLSLAKTLLALYIQYSIMETLYGALGVLPVFLLWLYLVWISVLFGAETAAAIPVRVPEPAVTPQQTVP, encoded by the coding sequence ATGGCTGATTTGTTGAATAACGGGCCAAAGCGGTTGCTTGCTCGGCGTTGGCATCCACACCCACAACTACCCTGGTGGCGACACCTCTTTTTTCGCTTTATCCGGGCAGGAATAGGATTCTGGCATGATGGTTGTGTCGACCGTGCCTCTCTGCTTGCGTACACTACGCTGTTGGCGATCGTGCCTCTGTTGGCCGTGATTTTTAGTTTGTGGAATCTCATTGGTTTCGCCCAGGAAAAACGGCAACTGTTTGATCGCTATGTTTTCCAAAGCTTTGTTCCGCAAGTCGGGGATACAATCATCCACTGGCTGAACATGCTCGCGACCCGCGGTGATAGTTTGGGTTGGTATGGGGTGATTGGCTTGTTGATTACTGCCCTATTACTGATCCATGAGATTGAGCGGCATTTCAATGCCATTTGGGGGGTGCAAGTTCTGGTTCATTGGTTACGCCCGCTTCGTTATCTTTTTCTCATCATTTTGGGCCCGATCGCGAGTGCAGTGTTGGTTCTTTCCCTTGGTCCTGTACAAAAATGGCTATCCCATTTTGGTGCCTTGCCGGTGCTCCCGGATCAGCTCAATTTCCTAATTTCCTTTGTTTTAGAGACCATCATATTTTTGGTTCTCTACCGGGTGCTTCCAGCGGCGCAGGTGAAGATATCCGATGCGTTTCTGGGCGCAATTACTGCGGCGGTATTATTGAGTTTGGCAAAAACTCTTCTGGCTCTTTACATTCAATACTCTATTATGGAAACATTATATGGAGCCTTAGGAGTCTTGCCGGTGTTTTTGCTCTGGCTGTACCTGGTCTGGATTTCGGTGTTGTTTGGCGCGGAAACCGCAGCGGCAATCCCGGTTCGTGTGCCGGAGCCGGCGGTGACACCGCAGCAGACGGTGCCATGA
- a CDS encoding superoxide dismutase, with protein sequence MSEYTVREELKPSGLDGISDAQIDDHWGLYKGYVAQSNALRKELEEMRAAGKGSSLTYADRRRRLGFEYNGMVLHEYYFAQLKPGSSLDQAPGFKAAVNEQFGSAEAWHEDLMAAAKSRAIGWGICYYDASTGQINNHFVQLHEDGNIGGFSPLVVVDVWEHAYMVDWKAMGRADYLAALHKNMNWALVEARFQAAKSGQVFKRF encoded by the coding sequence ATGTCTGAATACACAGTACGGGAAGAACTCAAGCCCAGCGGCCTGGACGGCATCAGCGACGCGCAGATCGATGATCATTGGGGTTTGTACAAGGGGTATGTCGCGCAGAGCAATGCCCTGCGCAAGGAACTAGAGGAGATGCGCGCTGCGGGCAAAGGCAGTTCGCTGACCTATGCCGATCGTCGGCGCCGCCTCGGTTTTGAATACAACGGCATGGTCTTGCACGAATACTACTTTGCGCAACTAAAGCCCGGTAGCAGCCTGGACCAGGCCCCTGGATTCAAGGCCGCAGTGAACGAACAGTTCGGGAGTGCCGAGGCATGGCATGAAGACCTCATGGCGGCGGCCAAGAGCCGTGCCATTGGCTGGGGCATCTGCTACTACGACGCCAGCACCGGTCAGATCAACAACCACTTCGTGCAACTGCATGAGGATGGCAACATTGGTGGCTTCAGTCCTCTGGTGGTAGTCGATGTTTGGGAGCATGCCTATATGGTGGACTGGAAAGCCATGGGGCGGGCGGACTATCTCGCAGCGCTGCATAAAAACATGAATTGGGCGTTGGTCGAGGCCCGTTTCCAGGCGGCGAAGAGCGGCCAGGTTTTCAAGCGATTCTAG
- the soxA gene encoding sulfur oxidation c-type cytochrome SoxA, producing the protein MKYTKRILTISLGLALSSAAISANAIDWWQLGNTKVGPQKTLQEVHQYFKEQFPKMTLAQYALGSYAFNKQAYQQYQEAIQFNPGDLTLSQGKALWNKKFPDGKTYSSCFANGGKGVAAGFPYYDNKTHQVVTSAMRINACRVENHLAPLKYGSSPLIALQTYFGSLSNGMPTDVKVAGPGAVAAFEEGKAYYFMRRGQLNFSCASCHIAYAGKYLRAQIISPLLGQNAHYPTYRSAWGAVNTFQKRFMGCDKKVGAAPQKLQSSEYRDLDYFMTYIDNGVKINVPGYRP; encoded by the coding sequence ATGAAATACACAAAACGCATATTGACAATCAGCCTTGGCCTAGCTCTGAGCAGCGCAGCGATATCCGCCAATGCCATCGATTGGTGGCAACTGGGGAACACCAAAGTAGGCCCACAAAAAACCCTCCAGGAAGTTCACCAATATTTCAAAGAACAATTCCCGAAGATGACCCTCGCACAATACGCCTTGGGCAGCTATGCCTTCAACAAGCAGGCCTATCAACAGTATCAAGAGGCAATACAGTTCAATCCTGGCGACCTAACCTTATCGCAAGGAAAGGCTTTATGGAACAAAAAATTTCCCGATGGTAAGACCTATTCCTCTTGTTTTGCGAATGGTGGCAAAGGTGTGGCTGCTGGATTTCCCTACTATGATAATAAGACGCACCAGGTTGTAACATCCGCGATGCGTATCAATGCCTGTCGCGTAGAAAATCATCTGGCACCATTAAAATATGGCAGCTCGCCGCTCATCGCCCTGCAAACCTATTTTGGTTCTCTGTCCAATGGCATGCCTACCGATGTGAAAGTTGCTGGGCCAGGCGCGGTGGCCGCCTTCGAAGAGGGGAAGGCCTATTACTTCATGCGTCGTGGACAACTGAATTTCAGTTGTGCCAGTTGTCATATTGCTTACGCTGGAAAATATCTCCGCGCGCAAATCATTTCCCCGCTGCTTGGACAAAATGCCCATTATCCTACCTACAGATCTGCGTGGGGTGCAGTCAACACTTTTCAAAAGCGCTTCATGGGATGTGACAAAAAGGTCGGCGCTGCGCCGCAGAAATTGCAGAGTTCGGAATATCGCGATCTGGACTACTTCATGACCTATATCGACAATGGGGTCAAAATCAATGTGCCGGGCTATCGGCCTTGA
- the soxX gene encoding sulfur oxidation c-type cytochrome SoxX, translating into MYRHNARILLLLGAIALPTAAFAAPSAADIAAGKSIAFNRSEGNCLACHVLPGGTMAGDVGPDLSHFPYTVVFHTRQKLVNFIYDPEKAIPHINMPQFGKNKVLSHHQIELVADYLWSLQK; encoded by the coding sequence ATGTACCGTCACAACGCTCGCATCTTGCTCTTATTGGGGGCCATTGCTCTCCCAACGGCAGCCTTTGCCGCACCCAGCGCCGCCGATATCGCCGCCGGAAAATCCATTGCCTTCAATCGTAGCGAGGGCAATTGCCTCGCCTGCCACGTCCTGCCCGGTGGCACGATGGCGGGTGACGTGGGGCCGGATTTGAGTCACTTTCCCTATACAGTCGTTTTCCATACTCGGCAAAAACTGGTGAATTTTATTTATGATCCGGAAAAGGCAATTCCGCACATCAATATGCCACAATTTGGCAAGAACAAGGTGCTCAGTCATCACCAGATCGAGTTGGTTGCGGATTATCTCTGGTCTCTACAGAAATAA
- a CDS encoding competence/damage-inducible protein A, whose product MTTRLGIIIVGSEILLGKREDKHFARSRAQVHARGYELAWSLVLADSWQDLVAQYRWAFAQDGSFFSFGGLGATPDDLTRAAAAAALDLPLQRHPEAEARIRERFGDEAEPIRIRMADLPKGSDIIPNPINQIPGFQLQNGYFFPGFPQMAEPMTAWVLERDFPLCNPAVQLRLILRDQRESDWVVFMEQFCAAHREIEFSSLPSFLADGHTQIEIGLRGEETELEQAWTSLRQELERRKVRWEWMEGPLRTDEAMT is encoded by the coding sequence ATGACGACACGACTTGGCATCATCATCGTCGGTTCTGAGATCCTGCTGGGCAAACGGGAGGACAAACACTTTGCGCGCAGTCGTGCGCAAGTCCATGCACGCGGCTACGAGCTCGCATGGAGCCTAGTGCTGGCAGATTCCTGGCAGGACCTGGTAGCGCAGTATCGTTGGGCCTTTGCCCAAGACGGTTCCTTCTTTTCCTTTGGTGGCCTGGGGGCGACCCCCGACGATCTGACCCGGGCCGCAGCAGCGGCCGCCTTAGATCTGCCCTTGCAACGCCATCCTGAGGCTGAGGCCCGGATACGCGAACGCTTTGGCGACGAGGCCGAACCCATTCGTATCCGTATGGCCGATCTCCCCAAGGGAAGCGACATCATTCCCAACCCGATCAATCAGATCCCCGGCTTTCAGTTACAGAACGGCTATTTCTTTCCCGGTTTTCCGCAAATGGCAGAGCCCATGACGGCCTGGGTTTTGGAACGGGACTTTCCGTTGTGCAATCCAGCGGTGCAATTGCGATTGATTCTCCGTGATCAAAGGGAAAGTGATTGGGTCGTCTTCATGGAGCAGTTCTGCGCCGCACACCGCGAAATCGAATTTTCCAGCCTGCCCAGTTTTCTCGCTGACGGCCACACCCAGATCGAAATTGGTTTGCGCGGCGAAGAGACAGAGCTGGAGCAGGCGTGGACCTCTTTGCGCCAAGAGCTGGAGCGGCGCAAGGTGCGCTGGGAATGGATGGAAGGACCGCTCCGAACCGACGAAGCGATGACCTGA
- the purM gene encoding phosphoribosylformylglycinamidine cyclo-ligase, which translates to MNPKDPLTYQQAGVDIDAGNRLVERIKPLATATQRPEVLGGLGGFGGLFALPEGYRQPVLVSGTDGVGTKLLLALEAKKHDGIGIDLVAMCVNDILVSGAEPLWFLDYYACSKLDVDVAEHVIAGIAEGCRQAGCALLGGETAEMPGMYPNDHYDLAGFAVGIVERDAILDGRSCQAGDALIGIASSGPHSNGYSLIRKILVRAGAHQHLQLEGEPLIDLLLRPTQIYVHAIQSLRREVEVHALAHITGGGLSENLPRSLPIGLAAVIDPHSWPLPPIFAWLQQQGEVDDAEMRRVFNLGIGMVAIVPWDQRENAIHHLGASGHAAYCIGRLEARKSAEIVYLD; encoded by the coding sequence GTGAACCCTAAAGACCCCCTCACCTATCAACAGGCTGGTGTCGACATCGACGCTGGCAATCGGCTGGTGGAGCGCATCAAGCCGCTGGCCACTGCCACGCAACGTCCCGAGGTACTGGGAGGTCTCGGTGGTTTTGGCGGCCTTTTTGCGCTCCCCGAGGGCTATCGTCAACCTGTACTGGTTTCCGGGACCGACGGGGTGGGAACCAAGCTCCTCCTCGCCCTGGAGGCAAAAAAACATGACGGTATCGGCATCGACCTGGTGGCGATGTGTGTCAACGATATCCTCGTGTCCGGGGCGGAGCCCTTGTGGTTTCTGGATTACTACGCCTGCAGCAAGCTCGATGTCGACGTCGCCGAGCACGTCATTGCCGGTATCGCGGAGGGCTGTCGGCAGGCGGGTTGCGCCCTGCTGGGTGGCGAAACTGCCGAGATGCCAGGCATGTATCCGAATGATCATTACGACCTGGCGGGATTTGCTGTCGGCATCGTCGAACGCGATGCCATTCTCGATGGCAGAAGCTGCCAAGCCGGCGACGCCCTCATCGGCATCGCCTCCTCCGGTCCCCACAGCAATGGCTATTCCCTCATCCGCAAGATTCTGGTGCGCGCCGGGGCACATCAACATCTGCAACTGGAGGGTGAGCCCCTCATCGATCTCTTGCTGCGGCCGACACAGATCTACGTCCACGCCATTCAGTCTCTGCGCCGGGAAGTGGAGGTCCACGCCCTGGCGCATATCACTGGCGGTGGTTTGAGCGAAAACCTGCCACGCTCCCTCCCCATAGGGCTGGCCGCCGTCATCGATCCGCACAGCTGGCCTCTACCCCCGATTTTTGCGTGGCTCCAGCAGCAAGGCGAAGTGGATGACGCCGAGATGCGTCGCGTCTTCAATCTGGGCATCGGCATGGTCGCCATCGTCCCTTGGGACCAGCGCGAAAACGCCATTCACCACCTAGGCGCCAGTGGGCATGCAGCCTATTGCATCGGCCGCCTGGAGGCGCGGAAATCTGCGGAGATTGTCTATCTTGACTGA
- the ccsB gene encoding c-type cytochrome biogenesis protein CcsB, whose amino-acid sequence MSVDVSDFRQWFAFPQGAREQRLWQRLWAVFLSAGAIAVWAIFRADFWMWQYITLGIWYAALLWFGWHWPAFRRLFFAILIVAAPGVGLYMAGYTAANSLLLRYIFQSTSMFYWMSAAILVSAVSYYWYLYAGSQSAGDRGHRFAWLATVLGFAGLAIRWKQTYVGHPSWGHIPVTNMYDAMVLLCTITALFYLYYESQGKRRGLGAFAMPMILAADIFLIWVGVAYHQNQIQPIVPALNSFWIKLHVPCEFIAYANFYLAAMVGLAYLLRQRAERIGSHLTERLPDLPKLERIMAAMVTFGFLLFTAATILGAVWAAKAWGGFWSWDPKETWALIVWLNYAAYLHLRGRSPQHRPSGKTLAWWSVISLLTVTFCFIGVDLFLGGLHSYAKL is encoded by the coding sequence ATGTCTGTAGATGTCAGTGATTTTCGCCAATGGTTCGCTTTTCCACAGGGGGCGAGAGAACAGCGCCTCTGGCAGCGTCTGTGGGCCGTTTTTCTTAGCGCTGGGGCAATTGCTGTCTGGGCAATTTTTCGCGCCGACTTTTGGATGTGGCAGTACATTACCCTCGGCATCTGGTATGCGGCCTTGCTCTGGTTCGGTTGGCATTGGCCAGCCTTTCGGCGTTTATTTTTTGCCATTCTGATCGTCGCGGCGCCAGGAGTAGGCCTGTACATGGCAGGCTACACAGCCGCCAATAGCCTCTTACTGCGCTACATCTTCCAAAGCACCTCCATGTTCTACTGGATGAGTGCTGCGATTCTCGTTAGCGCGGTCAGCTATTATTGGTACCTCTACGCTGGCTCGCAAAGCGCGGGAGATCGTGGGCATCGCTTCGCCTGGTTAGCGACGGTCTTGGGTTTTGCCGGCTTGGCCATCCGCTGGAAGCAGACCTACGTGGGGCACCCCTCCTGGGGACACATCCCCGTCACCAATATGTACGACGCCATGGTACTGCTCTGCACCATTACCGCCCTCTTCTATCTCTATTATGAGTCACAGGGCAAACGGCGCGGCCTGGGCGCCTTCGCCATGCCGATGATTTTGGCGGCGGATATCTTCTTGATTTGGGTCGGGGTGGCCTATCACCAAAACCAGATCCAGCCTATTGTACCGGCGCTGAACAGTTTCTGGATCAAATTGCACGTACCTTGCGAATTCATTGCCTATGCGAACTTCTACCTAGCGGCGATGGTAGGTCTAGCCTATTTGCTGCGGCAGCGCGCCGAACGCATAGGCAGTCACCTGACGGAACGCCTACCCGATCTTCCCAAGCTAGAACGGATCATGGCGGCAATGGTAACCTTTGGCTTCCTCCTTTTTACCGCTGCCACCATTCTGGGCGCAGTCTGGGCAGCCAAGGCCTGGGGTGGATTCTGGTCCTGGGATCCCAAGGAGACTTGGGCACTAATCGTTTGGCTCAATTATGCCGCGTATCTGCACCTGCGTGGTCGTAGCCCACAACATCGTCCGAGCGGAAAAACCCTGGCATGGTGGTCGGTCATCAGTCTTCTGACGGTCACCTTTTGCTTCATTGGCGTCGATCTGTTCCTTGGTGGACTGCATTCCTACGCCAAGTTGTAG
- the purN gene encoding phosphoribosylglycinamide formyltransferase: MTEQRLVVLISGRGSNLRAIHQACTSDDLPAQIVGVISNRANTLGLRWCQESHLPTQIIAHQDFPDREHFDHALAMAIDAYAPDWVLLAGFMRQLTEGFVARYLGRLVNIHPSLLPAFPGLQTHQCALTAGVRWHGATVHFVTPELDAGPIIAQGIVPVLAGDNPETLAARVLELEHSLYPQALGHLLRGDCRWENGQTLWRQPYRSPQMQAINPELLR, translated from the coding sequence TTGACTGAGCAACGGCTGGTGGTGCTGATATCGGGACGGGGCAGCAATTTACGCGCTATCCACCAGGCCTGCACCAGCGACGATCTTCCGGCCCAGATCGTCGGCGTCATCAGCAATCGTGCAAATACCCTTGGACTGCGCTGGTGCCAGGAGTCCCATCTGCCGACTCAGATCATAGCTCATCAGGACTTTCCAGACCGCGAGCACTTCGACCACGCCCTGGCCATGGCCATTGATGCCTACGCTCCCGACTGGGTGCTTTTAGCGGGCTTCATGCGCCAACTGACGGAAGGTTTCGTCGCTCGCTACCTGGGACGGCTCGTCAATATCCACCCCTCCCTGCTCCCCGCCTTTCCTGGGCTGCAAACACATCAGTGTGCCCTCACGGCGGGGGTGCGCTGGCATGGCGCGACGGTGCATTTCGTCACCCCCGAACTGGATGCTGGTCCGATCATTGCCCAAGGCATCGTGCCGGTTCTCGCTGGTGATAATCCGGAGACCCTCGCGGCGCGGGTCTTGGAACTGGAGCATAGCCTCTATCCGCAAGCCCTCGGGCACCTTCTGCGCGGTGACTGCCGCTGGGAAAACGGCCAGACCCTTTGGCGCCAACCCTATCGCAGCCCACAAATGCAGGCCATCAACCCCGAGCTGCTGCGATGA
- a CDS encoding DUF302 domain-containing protein gives MKKIPILLPALCTVFAAVQAYAAPLYVEKVDLPVQSTMSEINSNLHAAGYKIVLKLNILKLVRAQQKTLKIPDFDAVHFTDVRALVFCNPYDFSKLLNTYWPSAAACPLNLTVFGRGQSSYIVYGERIAYAGNSAANKKVTTSVDQGVIKALQQIPMSRVLHKIPDWVAPAT, from the coding sequence ATGAAGAAAATCCCCATCCTTCTTCCCGCACTGTGCACTGTCTTTGCGGCGGTCCAGGCCTATGCCGCTCCCCTCTACGTCGAGAAGGTGGACCTACCCGTCCAAAGCACCATGTCGGAGATCAACAGCAACCTTCATGCTGCCGGTTATAAGATCGTCCTCAAGCTCAACATTCTCAAGCTCGTCCGGGCGCAACAAAAAACGTTAAAAATACCGGATTTTGATGCGGTGCATTTCACCGATGTCCGTGCGTTGGTCTTTTGTAACCCTTATGACTTCAGCAAATTACTCAACACCTACTGGCCCAGTGCAGCCGCCTGCCCCTTGAATCTGACGGTATTTGGACGCGGACAGAGCAGCTATATCGTCTATGGTGAACGAATCGCCTACGCCGGCAATTCTGCTGCCAACAAAAAGGTCACGACCAGTGTTGACCAGGGAGTCATCAAGGCCTTGCAACAAATTCCCATGTCTCGGGTGCTACACAAAATTCCGGATTGGGTTGCACCAGCAACGTAA
- a CDS encoding cytochrome c biogenesis protein ResB, which translates to MAIEHSPSLPERYRRRPWSASARLIWQALVSMRLAVHLLLFVAITSIIGTILQQQVSYHQYVAQFGPFWYRVFADLDLYDVYRCGWYIGLVAFLVLSTASCVTRNTPTMLRDMAAPKRAPGDKFLQGRQEQAALTVSEDSASINHWEKILRERGYHTQQLPQKDSGVLLFAQKGRFYRFGYLFTHFAIILFCAGALYNANLPLKIREWLGSVRPLHNFSRPLEKIPQRHWLPADDSAFRGIISIPVGQSVNAMFELVGDGFLVQRLPFTLHLDHFTITHYRNGIAKSFISRISLYNDHGKLLHRGIAYPNHPLTYDGVSIYQTSYSDAESQLVFQSRSLVDPGLAANAFTARVGQNLQAGSSNYQLTVEKLKINNTIPRTDLGIPEQPGHSMINVGPIVRYQVTDRKTGEIWIYKSYLRALRRHGEDFLLLAYHRQGTRTEQYLAIPEGPHGNISLFVHYLGALETAAAQGAEASPRIFRQILTRVTTDQGTSLTTVQKDRFLHASLIALHSLHDYPLPFLVTLHHLDLRWSAGLEMTKYPGMQIVYGSCFLLVGGIFILFYVPRKRLWIRKQGNQQFQISGDSSRNQEDFHQEFLGIAEELQP; encoded by the coding sequence ATGGCGATCGAACACAGCCCCTCACTCCCTGAGCGCTACCGCCGACGTCCGTGGAGCGCCAGCGCCCGCCTGATCTGGCAGGCGTTGGTTTCCATGCGTCTGGCAGTCCATCTGCTGCTTTTTGTGGCCATTACCTCCATCATCGGCACCATTTTGCAGCAACAGGTCAGTTATCATCAGTATGTGGCGCAATTTGGGCCGTTCTGGTATCGGGTCTTTGCCGATCTGGATCTTTACGATGTGTATCGTTGCGGTTGGTACATCGGTCTGGTCGCATTCTTGGTACTTTCCACCGCCTCGTGCGTCACCCGCAACACCCCGACCATGCTGCGCGACATGGCGGCGCCGAAGCGCGCTCCAGGCGACAAATTTTTGCAGGGTCGACAGGAGCAAGCCGCCCTGACAGTTTCTGAGGACTCTGCTTCGATCAACCATTGGGAGAAGATCTTACGCGAGCGCGGCTATCACACCCAGCAGTTACCCCAGAAGGATTCCGGTGTGTTGCTGTTTGCACAGAAGGGACGATTCTATCGCTTTGGCTATCTGTTTACCCATTTTGCGATCATCCTGTTTTGTGCCGGCGCATTGTACAATGCCAATCTACCGTTAAAGATACGGGAGTGGCTAGGCAGCGTTCGACCCCTACATAATTTTTCCCGACCCTTGGAAAAAATCCCGCAGAGACATTGGCTGCCCGCTGACGATAGCGCCTTTCGTGGCATCATCAGTATCCCGGTTGGACAAAGTGTGAATGCCATGTTCGAGTTGGTCGGCGACGGCTTTCTGGTACAACGATTGCCTTTTACGCTACACCTCGACCACTTCACCATTACCCATTATCGCAATGGCATCGCCAAGAGTTTCATTTCCCGAATTTCGCTGTATAACGACCACGGGAAACTCTTGCATCGCGGCATCGCCTATCCCAATCATCCGCTAACTTACGATGGCGTTAGCATCTACCAGACTTCCTATAGCGATGCAGAATCGCAGCTGGTTTTTCAAAGTCGTTCCTTGGTGGATCCGGGCCTTGCTGCCAACGCCTTCACCGCACGGGTCGGCCAGAACTTGCAAGCCGGCAGTAGCAATTATCAATTGACGGTAGAAAAATTAAAAATAAATAATACGATTCCTCGTACCGATCTTGGAATTCCAGAGCAGCCGGGCCACAGCATGATCAACGTTGGCCCCATCGTCCGCTACCAGGTAACGGATCGCAAAACCGGCGAAATTTGGATCTACAAAAGTTATCTTCGCGCCCTTCGTCGTCACGGTGAGGATTTCCTGCTTCTTGCCTACCATCGACAGGGCACGAGGACTGAACAGTACCTTGCTATCCCGGAGGGGCCGCATGGCAATATCAGCCTCTTTGTCCATTATCTGGGTGCCCTGGAAACTGCAGCGGCGCAGGGTGCCGAGGCCAGCCCCCGCATATTTCGCCAGATCCTGACGCGGGTCACCACGGACCAAGGCACAAGTCTGACCACAGTGCAGAAAGACCGTTTTCTGCACGCCAGCCTGATTGCGCTCCACAGCCTGCATGATTACCCGCTCCCATTTCTGGTCACCTTGCATCATCTCGATCTGCGCTGGTCTGCTGGGCTGGAAATGACCAAGTATCCCGGCATGCAAATTGTCTATGGGTCCTGTTTCTTACTAGTAGGTGGCATCTTTATTCTCTTTTATGTACCGCGGAAACGTTTGTGGATTCGGAAACAGGGAAATCAGCAATTTCAAATCAGTGGCGACAGTTCACGCAACCAAGAGGATTTTCATCAGGAATTTCTCGGCATCGCCGAGGAGCTCCAGCCCTGA
- the soxB gene encoding thiosulfohydrolase SoxB has translation MNLSRRDFMSIMGIAGASGFLAPTALASSWGDGKDPYDIPKYGNVTLLHITDTHAQLLPVWWREPGTNIGTRQQHEWGVTPHRVGNFKLDYYGIKAGTPEGYALSCLDFDTMAHKYGKIGGYAHIATLVKRYREQVGADRTLLFDGGDAWQGSATSLWTRGEDMVGAQNLLKEDYFVGHWEFTYGAERVEYLLKHKLKAKFLSQNVFTTPWDEPVFDPYDIREINGVKVAVIGQSFPFTPIANPAYFTPKWAFGIHPEHMQKMVNECREKHHADVVVVLSHNGADVDKKMASQVHGIDIILGGHTHEIMGPKPVMVNKTIIVNTSTNGKFMARFDLDVAKGRLRGWRFYYLPILSNMIPADKEMSDYIEKVRAPYAEKLAEPMAVTESLLYRRDNFNGSFDQLICNALREEMDCEAAFSPGFRWGYTKLPGETITMEDVMGQTAITYPQVTVTEYTGAELKNVMEQVADNLFNPDPYYIQGGDMIRVGNIQYTFNPAETIDKRISDLRVGGKLVHASKKYKVAGWAAMQKVEGTPVWDIFARWLKAKKTVRVDHRDLPVLTKNMTGNPGIAFPKEYDL, from the coding sequence ATGAACCTTAGCCGCAGAGATTTCATGTCCATCATGGGTATCGCCGGTGCCAGCGGATTTCTGGCACCGACAGCCCTCGCCTCCAGCTGGGGGGATGGTAAAGACCCCTACGACATCCCCAAATATGGCAACGTTACCCTATTGCACATCACCGACACCCACGCTCAGCTTCTGCCGGTCTGGTGGCGCGAACCGGGTACCAACATCGGCACCCGGCAACAACATGAATGGGGTGTCACGCCGCATCGAGTAGGCAATTTCAAGTTGGACTACTATGGAATCAAGGCGGGAACGCCGGAGGGCTACGCCCTGTCCTGCCTGGACTTCGACACCATGGCGCACAAATACGGCAAGATCGGTGGCTACGCCCATATTGCCACGCTGGTAAAGCGCTACCGCGAGCAGGTTGGCGCTGATCGTACCTTACTCTTTGATGGTGGCGATGCGTGGCAAGGCTCGGCGACCAGCCTCTGGACCCGCGGGGAAGATATGGTCGGAGCGCAGAATCTGCTTAAGGAAGACTATTTTGTTGGGCACTGGGAATTCACCTACGGGGCGGAACGGGTGGAATATCTCCTCAAGCACAAGTTGAAGGCAAAATTTCTCTCGCAAAATGTCTTCACGACTCCTTGGGATGAACCGGTCTTTGACCCTTATGACATCCGTGAAATCAATGGTGTGAAGGTCGCGGTGATTGGCCAGTCCTTCCCTTTTACGCCGATTGCCAATCCGGCCTATTTCACTCCCAAGTGGGCCTTTGGCATTCATCCAGAACATATGCAAAAAATGGTGAATGAATGCCGAGAAAAGCATCATGCCGATGTTGTTGTGGTGCTCTCGCACAATGGTGCCGATGTCGACAAGAAAATGGCATCCCAGGTGCATGGCATTGACATCATTCTAGGTGGACATACCCACGAAATCATGGGCCCGAAGCCGGTGATGGTGAACAAGACCATCATCGTCAATACCAGCACCAACGGTAAGTTCATGGCCCGCTTTGATTTAGACGTCGCCAAGGGGCGTCTGCGCGGCTGGCGTTTTTATTATCTGCCCATCCTGTCGAACATGATTCCTGCCGACAAGGAAATGAGCGATTATATCGAGAAAGTTCGTGCACCCTACGCAGAAAAACTGGCCGAGCCAATGGCAGTTACGGAGAGCCTGCTGTACCGGCGGGACAATTTCAATGGCTCCTTCGATCAATTGATCTGTAATGCGTTGCGTGAAGAAATGGATTGTGAGGCAGCGTTCTCGCCAGGATTCCGCTGGGGCTACACCAAACTTCCCGGCGAGACCATCACCATGGAAGACGTCATGGGCCAAACGGCAATCACCTACCCACAGGTCACCGTGACCGAGTACACCGGTGCGGAACTGAAGAATGTCATGGAGCAGGTGGCCGACAATCTCTTCAATCCGGATCCCTACTACATTCAGGGTGGCGACATGATCCGGGTAGGAAACATCCAATATACCTTTAACCCCGCAGAAACAATTGACAAACGCATCTCTGATCTGCGGGTTGGCGGAAAACTCGTCCACGCGAGCAAGAAATACAAGGTTGCTGGTTGGGCAGCCATGCAGAAAGTTGAGGGTACACCGGTATGGGATATCTTTGCCCGCTGGCTCAAGGCCAAGAAGACCGTGCGTGTGGATCATCGCGATTTACCCGTGCTCACCAAAAATATGACGGGCAATCCGGGCATCGCCTTTCCCAAGGAATATGACCTCTGA